CGCCGTGGAGACTGCTGACCTCGCTGGCGAACAACCGCGGGTCGACGTCGGTCCTACTCGCCACCGCGCACCCGGTGCGTTCTCTTGGTGCCCACGTCAGCTACCGCCCTCGCCATCGGGCCCGAGCATAGCGCGCAGAAGGCCCTGCACGCCCAAATCTCGCTGGGCCTCGGCCGACCGCCGCAAGGGGCGGCGGCGCCTGGAAGCACGAGTGTTGGCGCGCGCGCAGATTTCTGGCAGCAAAGCGCCATGGCAACGTGCAAAGGCTGCGGCGAGGACGTCGACGAGCTGGTCACCGTCAAGGTTGGCGGCAAGAGCAAGAAGCTGTGCGAGGATTGCGCCGAGCTGGCGCAAGAGCAAGATGCTTTGGCCGAAGAGAGCGAGTCCGTGGTGCAGCAGATGATGGGCTTCAAAGGACGCCGCTGAGAGAGGGATCGCGTGGAACTCCAAAGCGGCGATCGAGTCGACCGCTTCACCCTCGAAGAGTTGCTCGGTGAAGGCGGACAGGGGTCGGTGTGGCGTGCAACGGACCCCCTTGACGCAAGCTCACCCCGCGCGCTGAAGCTCATCCCCTTGGCCTTGGCTCGCGGCAGCGCCTTGGAGCGCGCGCGGCGCGAGGCCCACGCCCTCTCCCGCCTGGAACATCCCTCCTTGGTTGCCTGCGACGGGCTGTTCGAGGATCTGAAGCGCGGCATGATGGGACTGGTCATGGGGTTCGTGAAGGGAACCTCGCTGCTCTCCGCACAAAGCGACCCCCGCTTCAGCGACGCCCACGCCGCTGCCGTCTTGCGCCACCTGGCCAACGCCCTCGCCTACCTACATGGGCGCGGCATCGTGCATCGCGACATCAAGTTCGAAAACGTTCTGATCGCCGAGTCATTCTACGAGCAACCCGACGAAGCCAAACACGTGGTGTTGGTGGATCTGGGGATCGCCATCGACACGGACCCGGGCACCCGACTCACTCGCGAAGGGGGCCTCGTGGGCACGCTCTCCTACTTGGCTCCGGAAGCACTGGACCCAGCCAATTTCCAGGGCAGCACCGCGTCTCCCTGCGTCGATGTCTTCGCCTGGGGCGTGCTGGCTGCTCGGCTGCTCACCGGCCGCCACCCAACGGGGCTGGCGCTGTCTTCCACGCCCTTCGTGTTCGCGGAAGCATATCGCAAAGCCAAGGAAGGAGCGGCGCTGCCCGTGGCCTCCGTCGACGGTGCGTGGGGGACTCTGCTGCAGGATGCGCTGTCGGTGGACACCAAGACGCGCATCGCGGATGGAACCGAACTCGCGCTGCGCGTCCGGGACGCAGCGCCGCCGCACCGGCGACTCGAGGCGCCCGAGGTCGCGGCCACGGTTCAAGCCGAGCCTGGCGCACAACCGGCGCACACGGCACAAGACTCGGCTGCCTACGGACAGGCGCGCTCGGTCGTCGAACCCGAGGCGCCCCCGGTCGGCAAAGAGTCCAGCGGAAGCCTGACGAAGGCGATGCTGTTGGTGACGGGGTTGGTGATTGCAGGAGGTGGCGCGTTGTATCTGGCCAACGCAACGTGGAACGGCACGCCCAATCGACAGCCCCAGCCCGAGCCCACCGCGCCGACGCTCGTTCCGAGTGCGCGCCCCGTCGCGCCGCCCAGCGCCGCGCCCGAACCACTTCAACCTCGCGCGCAGCTCTTGCCGGGCTGCACGGCGCTCTGCGACTGCTGCTCGTCGGGAAACGACTGCGGGGATGCAGGCTGCGACGCGACCCTCGCTCCCGAAACACGCGTCATGCTGCGCTTGGCGAGCGTCGAGCATGCCAAGGGAGTCGCGTGGCCCGCGACCGTGACCGGCCGAGTATGCATGACGACTTCGAGCGACAGCGCTATCCCCACCGCCGCTCCGCCCCCGGAGTGGACTTGTTTTCCGGTGCGGCGCACCGACGATGAAGCCGAGGGTGGCGGCCTCGAGACCAAGGTGTCGACCCTGGCCACGGGTCAGGTGCGCATCGCCGTGCAACAACGAATGGACGTGGACGCGACCGCCGAGGTGTGGTCGCCGATGTCCGACGGCGTGGTCAAGCTCGGCGGGCCCCTTCAGGGGGCGGCCTTCTGCCGCGGCGTCGAGCCCCTCCCCCTCGACGGCGCGATCCAAGTTCCAATCGGCCGGTTGCGACTCTTCGTGGACTCCCCGGACGCGCCAGCGCCCAAGCGTTGCCCCGCGACGGAAGCCAATCCCTGAGCCGACAGAAGAAGCGATCGTCAGCCCAGCGCCTTGGCACTCTCGATCCAGCCGTCGCGTTCGATACGACTCGCGTGGATCTTGAGCTTCTGGGCGTAGCTGGCGAGGTCGGCCGAAGTCCAAGCCGCGATTTGTGCAAAGCGAGTGACACCGGCAGCGTTGAGCCGTTCGCGAAGCTTCGGCCCGATACCCTTGATGCGCGTGAGATCGTCGTGGGCTCCAGCGCTCCAACCCTGCGCCAACTCCAGCTCGCTCTCCAGTTCACGGAGCTTGCGCTCACGCGCGGCCAACGTGCGTTCCACGGCTAGAAAGCGGCTCATCTCGACTCCTTCGCCGCGGGCGCGCAGCGCATTTTCCAGTGCTTGGACCCGCCCTGCGCGCTCCGCCAGCGCTGCCTCGGCCGCTCGCAGCCGTTCATTGAGGGCCGTGAGGCGTTGGCTGTCTTGGGAGCGCGGGGCGTCCGCGCTCGCCGCGCGAAGCTCTGCCAGCTCGGACTCCAGCTGTCGAATTCTGGCGTCGCGTTCGCCCAGTCGGAGCTTGAGCTCACCATACTCGTGACGCACGTGCTTCAGTTCGTTGATTCGTTCTGCGAGGAGTCGTTTGCTGTGCGCCAGCTCGCTCTCACCGGCCGTCGATGGATGGGGAGCGGCACTCGGCGAACTCTTGTAGGGCAACGGAGGAGGCGCCACGCTCGGGGAACTCTTCAGAGGCAGCGGCGGAGGCGCCACGCTCGGCGAGGGCTTGTAGGGCGACGGGGGCGCCACACTCGGAGCGCTCTTCGCCGACGTCGGCGCCGCCGCGCCGGGCGAGTGCAAGGGACGCGTGAGCGTCGCGCTGGTTGCGGACGCCGGTGGAACTGAAGGCGGTGTGGGCCGAGGCGATGCTGGGCGGGGGGGCGTCGACGCCGCAGTCGCGACACCGCGCGTACTCGACGCTGGAGGTCGCACGCTCGAGGGCGACGTTCCCTGCACTGGCACCGCTGGGCGTTTTGGGGCTGGCGCGGGTCGAACGCTGGGCGCAGGGGGCGGCCGCACGCTGGGAGTCGGCGGAGGCCTACCGCCCGAGTGCGGGTTGGGCGAAGAAGGGCGAGGCGGCGCTACCGAGGGTCGACGCGGCGGGGGCGGCGGCATGGGTCGGTTCGACGACGTGAGCGGGGGCAAACCGAGTCCCGAAGGCATGCGCGGTGCGCGCGGCAACGTCTCCTCGGGCGCGTCGTCGGGTCGCTCTCGAAGCACCTCAGTGTCCGAGTCCGAGCGCTTGCCGTCGTCCTGCTGCATGCCGGCAAGAATGGTAGCCGACGCCGGCGAGATCCTCAATTTTCGCTTGGCTCGGGTCGTCCTTGCCGCGAGAGACTGAAGCCCACTTCCGCCCCGCCCTCGGGTCGCGCCTTGGCCCAACAGACGCCCCCGTGCGCGGCAGCGACTCGCCGAACCAGGGACAAACCCAAGCCCAGGGAGGATCCGTGGCCACGTTGGCCACGCACGAAGGAATCGAAGGCGACCTTCGCAAACTCCTCGGGCAGTCCGGGGCCGCCGTCATGGACCGCCACTTCGCACGTCTCGGCGCCGCACTGCAGTACGACCTTCTGCACTCCCCCAGCGTGAACCTGGGCATTCTCCAAGAGGTTGTCGACGGCGCGAGCCAGGAGCGTCGGGTCTCCACTCAGCTCCAGCTCCCGGACGGACGTTTCGAGCAACTGCTTGTCGAGGCCTTGCCGCCCCAAGCACTCTTCGAGCAGGGCCACGAGATCGAGCTGTCTCGGCTCGGTGGCGGAGAAATCCAGGCGTGCACTGGCGAGCAGATCGCCCACCAGCTGATCCATCTCCACTGCCTCGCGGGTCATCTTTGCGACCGCATCCGGCGCGACCCCCTGCTCCTCCAACATGCCCAGATGCACGCGCAGTCGCGCCAGGGGAGAGCGGATTTCGTGGCTGACGACGGCCAGGAGTTCACGTTGTTCGTCCAGCTGGCGTTGGACGCGCGCCGCCATCTCGTCGAGGGTCTCGCCCAGTACGCCAAACTCACCGTCGTGCTCCGTGCTCATGTTGGAGCGTTTTGCCAAGTCGCCTTCGCCATAGGCTCGTGCCAAGCCCACCAAGTGATCCAAAGGTCGCACCAGGCGACGAGCGATGAGGCCGGTGAAGACCCAGAGGCAAGCGGTGGTGAGGAAGAGCAGCAGCAAGATCCCGGCAGCCCCGTGACCATGTCGAGGCGGGACGCACACACGAACGGTGCCCAAGGTCTCTCCACCGCGCATGACCGGAGTCAGGTAGTCACGGCCCGCGCAGCTGGGTCCGTGCCGCGACAGCTCACTGCCTCGCGCATCTTCCAACACGATACGCACCTCCAACTCCCGGGCTGCCTCTTCTGCGAGGCTCGAACGCGCGGCCTCGTCGTCCCAGACCGCAGCGAATCGCCCCCCGACGTAGCGCTGGACCCGGCCGACGTTCTCGCTGAAGCTCGACGCGCGGGGCGCGAGCAACCAGAAGCTCGCCGACACCAAGACGACCGTGGCCACGATGGAAGTCGCAAACAGCACGAACAGTCGGCGATGCAAGCGCGCGCGCAGCCATCGACGCCGGGCGAAGCGCCGCCGATGCGGATGACAGCCTGGCTTCACGATTCCTCGCGGGAGAAGACGTAGCCAACGCCGCGAACCGTTCGTATCGGCGCTTGATCCCCGAGCTTCTTCCGCAGGTGGGAGATGTGAACGTCGACAGCGCGGTCCCCGACGATTTCGCTACGCCCCGCCTCGTCCAGCAGCGCGCCCCGAGGCACCACACGGCCCGCACGGCGCATCAGCGCCACCAAGATGTCCAACTCCAGCGCCGTGAGCTCCACCTCGTGGCCTCGCACCCGCACCCGGCGCGCCGCGACGTCGACCTCGACGCCCGAGACACTGAGCTGCGACGCCGAGACCTCGGGCTGTGCCCGACGCAACACGGCTCGCAGGCGCGCGACGAGCTCCCGAGGACTGAAGGGTTTGTGAATGTAGTCGTCAGCGCCGAGCTCGAGACCGACGACCCGATCCGACTCGTCGCCGCGGGCCGTCAGCATGATCACCGGTAGCGTATTGCGTTGGCGTAGCTTGCGCAGGACGTCCAGCCCGCTAGCCCCCGGCATCATGATGTCGAGCAGCACCGCGTCGAAGACGTCCTGCTCAAGGGCCAGCAGCCCTCTCGCGCCATCCGCAGCGTGCGTCACACTGATGTCGTGCTGCGCCAGATACTGCGCGAGCACTTCGTACAGTCGCACATCGTCGTCGATCAAGAGCACGCGCAGAGTCACGATTCACCGGCTACTCTACAACATCACTTCCAAGGGCAGGGGGGCTACTCGCGCCGCGCTGGACCTGCCGAGCGCGCAGCGCCGCGTCGGTGCAGACGTCGGCCACGTGGCGCTCGAAGGCGGCACGTCGTTCGTAGCCACGCCAACCGTAGCCGCCCCAGGCGCGGTGATGGTGCGCCAGACGCGCCACGCCCGCGCCGTAGCCGACGATCGCGCCCGCCAGCAGCAAGCCCAGCTTCACCCTGCGCCTCACGACGCACCTCCATCGGCAGTACGATAGGGGCCACGCCAACGGTGTCGTGGGCCGCGCTCGAGGGTGTCCGCCAGCATGCGGCGTTGATCGGGATCCAGGGACGCATGCAGCTCTACCAGGCGGCCAGCGACGACGCGGCGCAGCTCATGCAGGGCGTCGTCCACACGACCGAGCTCCGAGACCAGCCAGTCCGGGTCGAGGTGCTCGCCGCGGAACTCGTTCGCGACACTACCGCGAATGTCGCGCAGTTCCCCCCGCAGCGCGCTGACGCGCTCACGCACCTCGGTCGCGGCATCTCGCATCACCTTTTCCTGTGCCGGGGTCGCGTCGATGCGACGCGACAGGAACGACACCCAGTGCCGACCCGCGCGATGTCCCGCGTGGGGACCGCGGCAACCCGGCCCGCCCTCGGGGCGGCGTAGATGGTAGAAAAACCCCAGCAAACACGCGGTACCAAACAAAAAACCCAGCATCGTTACCTCCTGGAGGCAAAGCTAGGCGCCGCGCGTTAAGGGCTTTTCGGCGCAAGCGTTAAGAAGTGTTGACCTGTCTGCCTTGCCAAGCGAAATGGCGACGTCCCGAGCGCTTGCTTTGATCATGACTGCCCTCTCACCCCGCGTCGCCCGTCGCCGCACCTTCGCCATCATCAGCCACCCCGATGCGGGCAAGACCACCCTGACGGAGAAGCTGTTGCTGTTCGGCGGGGCCATTCAGCTCGCCGGCGCCGTCAAAGCGCGCGGCGAGCAGCGACGAGCCCACTCCGACTGGATGAAAGTAGAGCGCGAACGCGGAATCAGCGTGACCGTGAGCGCCATGACTTTCGACTTTGCGGACCACACCTTCAACCTCTTGGACACGCCGGGCCATCAAGACTTCAGTGAAGACACCTACCGCACGCTGACGGCGGTCGACTCCGCGGTCATGGTGCTGGACGCTGCCAAGGGCATCGAGGCGCAGACTCTGAAGCTGTTCGAGGTTTGCCGCTTGCGCGACGTTCCGATTCTGACGTTCGTGAACAAGTTGGATCGCGACGGCCGTGACCCCTTCGAGTTGATGAGCGAGATCGAAGACAAGCTGGCCCTGGACGTCACGCCGGTGACCTGGCCCGTCGGCATGGGTCGCGATTTCCGTGGCTGTTACGACCTGCTCCACGACCGCCTGATCTTGACGGAGAAGGGCCAGCGGCGCGTCGATGCCGAAGTCGTGAAGCTCGACGGAGTGGACGACCCCCGGCTCGAGCAGCACTTGCCCGAGAACGCCGTGCGACAACTCCGCGAAGAAGTGGAGATGGCACGCGGTTTGTGTCCGCCCCTGAAGCTCGAGGACTACCTGGCGGGACACCTGACCCCGGTCTTCTTTGGCAGCGCCATCACCAATTTCGGCGTGCGCGAACTGCTAGAGGGGTTGGCAGAGTACGCGCCCCCTCCCCGCCCACAAAAGGCCGCCGAGCGCGTCGTCGACCCGGACGACCCCAAGGTCACTGGCTTCGTGTTCAAGATCCAGGCGAACATGGACCCGAAGCACCGAGACCGCATCGCCTTCGTGCGTCTGTGTTCAGGGCACTTCCGTCGGGGAATGAAGTTGCTGCACGTTTCGAGCGGAAAAACGCTCAACGTGCACAACCCACTACTCTTCTTGGCACAAGATCGTGAGCTTGCAGAAGAGGCGTTCCCCGGCGACATCATCGGCCTGCCGAACCACGGCCAGTTGCGCATTGGCGACACGCTCACGGAGGGTGAGGCTCTGCACTTCACGGGCATTCCGTCCTTCGCGCCGGAGCTACTGCAGAGCGTGCGACCCAAAGATCCGCTCAAGGCGAAGCACTTGGCGCGCGCCTTGCTCCAACTCGCCGAAGAGGGGGCTGCCAGTATCCTGAAGCCCATGCTGGGTTCGCACTACGTGGTGGGCGTAGTGGGGTCCCTTCAGTTCGACGTGCTCGCGGACCGCATCCGAACCGAGTACGACGTCAATGTGATCTTCGAGAGCGTCAGCTTGTACGCGGCGCGCTGGGTGGAAGGGGACTACAAGACCCTCGAACGCTTCAGTCAGGAGAACCGCGCCAGCTTGGCAGAAGACCACACGGGTGCTCCCGTCTTTCTTGCGCGTAACGCTTGGCATCTGGAGACGACGCAGAAGGAATGGCCCGAGGTGCGCTTTCTCAAGACGAAAGAGCAGACGCACTAGCTCGACTCGAGCAGTCTGGCCCGAGCCCGAGGATTAGCCACATCTGGTAGCGACGCCCGAACGAGGGCGGCTAGTGCTGCGAAGGAGGCGCTCAGATCTCGATGATGCCCGTTCCGATCAGCACCGCCAGCGTGAATACCATCACGGCAAAGACCAAGCCCACGGCGATGGCGATATTGCGGCGCCGATCCGCCTGACGCAGCAACTCCTCCGGATCGCCGCCCTTGTTCATCTCCGCGATGGCGATCAGGTCAGGCGCGCTCGGCGCCGCCGGCACCGCGGGGCTCACGCCTGAAAGCGCTGCCGCACGCACGTCGGGCGGCAAGTCCAGGCGCTGGCTGTCCGTTTCCGCAAGCCAGGTGCGACGCAAAGAGGCGCCCGTGATGTCCTCGGTTTGGCCCTGGTCGGTGAGCCACAACGCCAGCTCTTCACCCAGCTCACGCATGCTCGCCCAGCGCTGCTCCACGGGCTTGACCAGTCCCCGCTGCACGATCTGTGAGAGCGTCGCGTCCGCCACGCCCAAATCGGCCAAGGTTGGCGGCGTGTCTTCGATGATCGAGCGCATCAAGGCGTTGTAGTTGTCGCCGACAAAGGGTCGCCTGCCAGCGATCGTCTCGTAGACCACCACGCAGAAGCTCCACAGATCCGTTTGTCCGGTCGTGGGTCGGCCCCGGGCCTGCTCCGGCGACATGTAGTCGGGGGTTCCCACCACTGCGCCGTCCATCGTCAGCTTGCGCGGATTGTTGACGATGCGGACCACGCCAAAGTCCAACAGTTTTGGCAGGGTGGTGCTGACTTCGTCCTTGGCGAGAAAGATGTTCTCTGGCTTGACGTCGCGATGCACGATGCCTTTCGCGTGGGCCGAGGCGAGTGCATGCGCGATGGGGAGCAGCATCTGCACAGTCTGGACCGGGGGCAAGGTGGCGCGTTGGTCCAGGACCTGAGCCAGGTCCTCGCCTTCCAGCAGCTCCATGGCGATGAAGGGATCGCCGAACTCCGTCTCGCCGTAGTCCAGGACGCGAATGATGGAAGCGTGGCCAATCTTGGCCGCCGCACGCGCCTCGTCCAGCACGCGTCGCGCTGCCGCGCGCGAAGCCTCTTCTCCCCCGAGTTCCATGACCTTGATCGCGCAGCGCACGTCCAAAACGGAGTTGTGTGCGACCCAGACGGTGCCCATGCCCCCTTCGCCGCGCTTGCTGACCAGGACGTACTTGTCGTCGATGATGCTCCCAGGCGCATAGCGGGCGTGGCCGGCTGTGGCCCCAGGCGCGTGCTCGGCGCCGCCGCCAGCGGCGGCTCCCTTGCTGGCGCCCATGTTGGTCATGCTCGAACCGATGTTTTCAGATTCACGCGCCCCTCGGCAAGCACGCTGACGCCTACGGGTGCGAAAGAGCCCCGGAATTTCACTACATTGCCCCCATTTTCAGGTCCGCCAGCGGGGGCGTTGGGGGGCCACCCGCCCCAGCTCCCCACAAAGTTCCGTGCCGCTCCCAAGGCTTGCTATAAAAGCAATTCGACTCGTTGCCTCTGACCAGGGACTGAAAGCGGCGCACCATGCAGGCACCCGCGGAACTGCTCGCCGGGAAATACCAGTTCACGAGCGGCCTTCCCGGCGGCACGCAGAGCTTCGCTTGGTTGGCCCAAGACGTCGATACCAAGAAGTCCGTGGTCGTCGCAGCCTTGGCTGGCGCGCGCACGGCGGCTTTGAAGAAGTCGGTCGGCGTGCATCACCCACATCTCGCAGCCGTGCTGGAGATCATCGAGGACCCGCCGCTGGCCCAGGTACCCGGAGGCAAGACCGTCGCTGCGCTGGTGGTGGCGGAGAGCTACCGCGGCGAGTCCCTCCATCAGCGACTCAAGCGTGGTCCCCTCGAGCCAGCGCTGGCGGTGGATTGGTTCGTGCGCATCGCAAGTGCTGCGCGTGCGATTCACGAGGCAGGCGGCGCTCACGGTGCGATCTCCCCGCGCAGCATCATCGTCAGCCCCGAGGGCGATGCACCGGGTCCGATCCTGACCCAGCTGACGGCACCTTCTAGCGGTGCCTACTGCGCGCCCGAACGTCTGCAGGGGCTCGGCCCGGGCGAAGCCGACGACATCTGGGCACTCCACGCCGCGCTGTTCACGTCGTTGACTTGCACGCCGCCCTTCCGCGGTGAGAACAAGAACGATCTGCTGCTCAGCATCGCGGGCGGTCGCATGCAAAAGCTCGAGGCGCTCGGTGTCAGTGATGTCTTGCTGACCGAAACCGTCGAGCGTGGACTGACGGCAGACTTGAAGCGCCGCTGCTCCAAGGCGGAGGATTTCATCAACGCTTTGGACGCGTGGTCGCCCAACGCTGACGACTGGGAGGACGATGCGGCGACCATCGTGGCGTCGAATCGGGACTTCGCGCGCCTGGCCGCCGCTGTGGGCACGGGCAAGAAGCCCGAGCCCGTCGCCAGCGTGCCGCCGGTCGCATTGGACGAAGGTGAACCCCGACCGCCGAGTGAGGCGCCGGTTCCCACACCCGCGACGCCCGCGGCCGCGCCCGTCGATTCGCCACCGAAGCCGGCCGCAGCCCCGCAGCCCGTCGCCCCGCCGCCACCTCGTCCCGCGGCTGCGCCGCGAGCTGGCGCCACTCCGCCCGCGCCTGCGGCACACCCGCCCGTGGCGGCCGCGCCGACACCTCCAGCAGCCGAGGAACTCTCACCCTTCGAGCCCCCGAACTTCTCCGACGATGACGACGAGACGGCGATCATGGAGAAGCCGCCGTCGGACATCGCGAGTCTGCTGCGCAAGCCGCCACCGCCACGCGAGCCCGCGCCCTTCGCCGCCGAAGC
The DNA window shown above is from Polyangiaceae bacterium and carries:
- a CDS encoding periplasmic heavy metal sensor, with translation MLGFLFGTACLLGFFYHLRRPEGGPGCRGPHAGHRAGRHWVSFLSRRIDATPAQEKVMRDAATEVRERVSALRGELRDIRGSVANEFRGEHLDPDWLVSELGRVDDALHELRRVVAGRLVELHASLDPDQRRMLADTLERGPRHRWRGPYRTADGGAS
- a CDS encoding HAMP domain-containing sensor histidine kinase, which encodes MHRRLFVLFATSIVATVVLVSASFWLLAPRASSFSENVGRVQRYVGGRFAAVWDDEAARSSLAEEAARELEVRIVLEDARGSELSRHGPSCAGRDYLTPVMRGGETLGTVRVCVPPRHGHGAAGILLLLFLTTACLWVFTGLIARRLVRPLDHLVGLARAYGEGDLAKRSNMSTEHDGEFGVLGETLDEMAARVQRQLDEQRELLAVVSHEIRSPLARLRVHLGMLEEQGVAPDAVAKMTREAVEMDQLVGDLLASARLDFSATEPRQLDLVALLEECLGRQGLDKQLLETSVRELELSGDPTLLARAVDNLLENAQVHAGGVQKVVLQCGAETCEVAVHDGGPGLPEEFAKVAFDSFVRGQRGHGSSLGLGLSLVRRVAAAHGGVCWAKARPEGGAEVGFSLSRQGRPEPSEN
- a CDS encoding serine/threonine-protein kinase, whose product is MTNMGASKGAAAGGGAEHAPGATAGHARYAPGSIIDDKYVLVSKRGEGGMGTVWVAHNSVLDVRCAIKVMELGGEEASRAAARRVLDEARAAAKIGHASIIRVLDYGETEFGDPFIAMELLEGEDLAQVLDQRATLPPVQTVQMLLPIAHALASAHAKGIVHRDVKPENIFLAKDEVSTTLPKLLDFGVVRIVNNPRKLTMDGAVVGTPDYMSPEQARGRPTTGQTDLWSFCVVVYETIAGRRPFVGDNYNALMRSIIEDTPPTLADLGVADATLSQIVQRGLVKPVEQRWASMRELGEELALWLTDQGQTEDITGASLRRTWLAETDSQRLDLPPDVRAAALSGVSPAVPAAPSAPDLIAIAEMNKGGDPEELLRQADRRRNIAIAVGLVFAVMVFTLAVLIGTGIIEI
- a CDS encoding peptide chain release factor 3 encodes the protein MTALSPRVARRRTFAIISHPDAGKTTLTEKLLLFGGAIQLAGAVKARGEQRRAHSDWMKVERERGISVTVSAMTFDFADHTFNLLDTPGHQDFSEDTYRTLTAVDSAVMVLDAAKGIEAQTLKLFEVCRLRDVPILTFVNKLDRDGRDPFELMSEIEDKLALDVTPVTWPVGMGRDFRGCYDLLHDRLILTEKGQRRVDAEVVKLDGVDDPRLEQHLPENAVRQLREEVEMARGLCPPLKLEDYLAGHLTPVFFGSAITNFGVRELLEGLAEYAPPPRPQKAAERVVDPDDPKVTGFVFKIQANMDPKHRDRIAFVRLCSGHFRRGMKLLHVSSGKTLNVHNPLLFLAQDRELAEEAFPGDIIGLPNHGQLRIGDTLTEGEALHFTGIPSFAPELLQSVRPKDPLKAKHLARALLQLAEEGAASILKPMLGSHYVVGVVGSLQFDVLADRIRTEYDVNVIFESVSLYAARWVEGDYKTLERFSQENRASLAEDHTGAPVFLARNAWHLETTQKEWPEVRFLKTKEQTH
- a CDS encoding response regulator transcription factor — protein: MTLRVLLIDDDVRLYEVLAQYLAQHDISVTHAADGARGLLALEQDVFDAVLLDIMMPGASGLDVLRKLRQRNTLPVIMLTARGDESDRVVGLELGADDYIHKPFSPRELVARLRAVLRRAQPEVSASQLSVSGVEVDVAARRVRVRGHEVELTALELDILVALMRRAGRVVPRGALLDEAGRSEIVGDRAVDVHISHLRKKLGDQAPIRTVRGVGYVFSREES
- a CDS encoding serine/threonine-protein kinase is translated as MELQSGDRVDRFTLEELLGEGGQGSVWRATDPLDASSPRALKLIPLALARGSALERARREAHALSRLEHPSLVACDGLFEDLKRGMMGLVMGFVKGTSLLSAQSDPRFSDAHAAAVLRHLANALAYLHGRGIVHRDIKFENVLIAESFYEQPDEAKHVVLVDLGIAIDTDPGTRLTREGGLVGTLSYLAPEALDPANFQGSTASPCVDVFAWGVLAARLLTGRHPTGLALSSTPFVFAEAYRKAKEGAALPVASVDGAWGTLLQDALSVDTKTRIADGTELALRVRDAAPPHRRLEAPEVAATVQAEPGAQPAHTAQDSAAYGQARSVVEPEAPPVGKESSGSLTKAMLLVTGLVIAGGGALYLANATWNGTPNRQPQPEPTAPTLVPSARPVAPPSAAPEPLQPRAQLLPGCTALCDCCSSGNDCGDAGCDATLAPETRVMLRLASVEHAKGVAWPATVTGRVCMTTSSDSAIPTAAPPPEWTCFPVRRTDDEAEGGGLETKVSTLATGQVRIAVQQRMDVDATAEVWSPMSDGVVKLGGPLQGAAFCRGVEPLPLDGAIQVPIGRLRLFVDSPDAPAPKRCPATEANP